A region from the Rhodamnia argentea isolate NSW1041297 chromosome 7, ASM2092103v1, whole genome shotgun sequence genome encodes:
- the LOC125312477 gene encoding transcription factor bHLH162-like isoform X1, giving the protein MPANIRPLHTENTSCRKSQESLKTRSLCSCNCLLLLFRLDKLYVLRVNDTRADQIRNKKMKKSASNSQSSAKVERKTVEKNRRIRMKVLCSKLASLVPQHPITTSKELLSQQDLLDQAATHIKQLKEKIEGLKLRKEQALLQSKGIGTSSYLTSPDDQGAQLGFVLPVFELRNHGLGLEVILISGRRKNFMLYEVINILEEEGAEVLSASSSVIGDKIFHTLHAQVRLCRVGVETTRVRERLKELIR; this is encoded by the exons ATGCCCGCAAATATCAGACCTCTTCACACAGAAAATACTTCCTGTCGAAAGTCTCAGGAGTCTCTCAAGACGCGCTCTCTTTGCAGCTGTAATTGCCTTCTGCTCCTTTTCAGACTCGATAAGCTATATGTTCTGCGGGTGAATGATACTAGGGCTGATCAAATCCGGaacaaaaagatgaagaaaagtgcGAGCAACAGTCAGTCGTCAGCAAAAGTCGAGCGCAAGACCGTGGAGAAAAACCGAAGAATCCGCATGAAAGTTCTCTGCTCCAAGCTTGCTTCCCTCGTTCCTCAACACCCTATCACCACTTctaag GAATTGCTGTCGCAGCAAGATCTGCTGGATCAAGCAGCGACACACATAAAGCAGTTGAAAGAAAAGATTGAAGGGTTGAAACTGAGGAAGGAACAAGCGCTATTGCAGTCCAAAGGGATTGGCACAAGCAGCTATTTGACTTCACCGGATGATCAGGGGGCTCAACTAGGGTTCGTGCTTCCGGTGTTCGAACTGAGAAACCACGGTTTAGGTCTAGAAGTGATCTTGATCAGTGGGAGGAGGAAGAACTTCATGTTGTATGAAGTGATCAACATTCTTGAGGAAGAAGGAGCTGAGGTTCTCAGTGCCAGCTCTTCGGTTATTGGTGATAAGATCTTCCACACACTCCATGCTCAG
- the LOC125312477 gene encoding transcription factor bHLH162-like isoform X2, giving the protein MPANIRPLHTENTSCRKSQESLKTRSLCSCNCLLLLFRLDKLYVLRVNDTRADQIRNKKMKKSASNSQSSAKVERKTVEKNRRIRMKVLCSKLASLVPQHPITTSKELLSQQDLLDQAATHIKQLKEKIEGLKLRKEQALLQSKGIGTSSYLTSPDDQGAQLGFVLPVFELRNHGLGLEVILISGRRKNFMLYEVINILEEEGAEVLSASSSVIGDKIFHTLHAQVGLCRVGVETTRVRERLKELIR; this is encoded by the exons ATGCCCGCAAATATCAGACCTCTTCACACAGAAAATACTTCCTGTCGAAAGTCTCAGGAGTCTCTCAAGACGCGCTCTCTTTGCAGCTGTAATTGCCTTCTGCTCCTTTTCAGACTCGATAAGCTATATGTTCTGCGGGTGAATGATACTAGGGCTGATCAAATCCGGaacaaaaagatgaagaaaagtgcGAGCAACAGTCAGTCGTCAGCAAAAGTCGAGCGCAAGACCGTGGAGAAAAACCGAAGAATCCGCATGAAAGTTCTCTGCTCCAAGCTTGCTTCCCTCGTTCCTCAACACCCTATCACCACTTctaag GAATTGCTGTCGCAGCAAGATCTGCTGGATCAAGCAGCGACACACATAAAGCAGTTGAAAGAAAAGATTGAAGGGTTGAAACTGAGGAAGGAACAAGCGCTATTGCAGTCCAAAGGGATTGGCACAAGCAGCTATTTGACTTCACCGGATGATCAGGGGGCTCAACTAGGGTTCGTGCTTCCGGTGTTCGAACTGAGAAACCACGGTTTAGGTCTAGAAGTGATCTTGATCAGTGGGAGGAGGAAGAACTTCATGTTGTATGAAGTGATCAACATTCTTGAGGAAGAAGGAGCTGAGGTTCTCAGTGCCAGCTCTTCGGTTATTGGTGATAAGATCTTCCACACACTCCATGCTCAG